A stretch of DNA from Streptomyces xanthii:
GCGCCTCTGCGTCGGGCGGTGCCAGTCGAGTTTCTCGGCGGGTTGGTGCGGTGCTTCCACATGATGGCCTCGATGGAGCGGGCCGCGGTGACCGGCCCGGCGCCGTGCCCGGACCGAATCGGGCGGCACGAGCGACTCGATCTGGTGGTTTTCCATATTTTTCGGGCGCAGACGGTGGGGTTCGGGGATTGTGTCGAGGGACTTCTGAAACCACTGCAAGGAGAACCCTGGTGCGCCGCCCGACCCGCAAAGCCTTCGCCGCCCTCATCGCCGCAGCCGCCCTCGCCCTCCCCCTCCTCACCCCCACGCCCGCCTCGGCTGCCACCACCACCAGCCGCTTCGCGAACTACCGCTACGGCGACTGCCTGCGCGAGACCGACGAAACCGGTCTCAAGGGCGACCGCTGCTCCACCGGCCGCGGCAGCCTCAAGTGGCAGTGGAACGGCCGCCTCAACACCAGCACCACTGTCAAGAACAACTTCTGGGGACGCTGCCTCGACAGCAACGACCGGGGCGACGTCTACCCCCTGCGCTGCAACGGCGGCTCCTACCAGAAGTGGCGCACCGTCCAGCCCGCCGCCCGCAGCGCCATCATGCTCCAGAGCGTCGGCACGGGCCGCTGCCTCTACCAGCAGGACAACGGCTACTACCGCACGGCCCGCTGCAACCGAGACGCCCAGAACCAGCGCTTCACCATCGGCTGACCGGCTCTCTCGAACGCTTCAGGTGCCGCCGGGCGAGCGATTGCCCAAGCCCGTCGGGATCCGGCTCTCCGGCGGCGTCACCACCTCGAATCGGTGCGTTGTCGCCGCCGGATGAGTGGACCGCCGCGCTGCTGCGACCGACTCTGCCACTGATGCCCGTGCAAGCCACGCTGCTGTCGGCGGGCGGAGCCGTCGCAGCGACGGGCATCGCACTCTTCGAACTCCACCGGCTGCGCTCCCGGCACGGAATCCGGCTGCGCACCGTTTTCATCGCCCCAGGAGGTGGCGGCACCGGCGGATAGCTCCGGAGCGCAGGAGGCGTGATCTCGGTGGAGCGGACGTAGCGGTCGTCGGATCCGCGTAGCGTGCCGCCGCTGTAGACACCTTCTGGCCCGGACCTGACCTCTCGACTCACCCGAGACGCCCGGCGGCTGCTTCGGCCACTACTCCGACATCCAGGCGCCCGGCTTCCGCACGCTGTCGTCCAGGATCAGTTCCGCGGAACGCAGTTCCCGCACCGGCAAGGTCCACATCGTTCGGCCCCGGCCGATCTCTCATTCGTGCCCCTGGGTCAGACGGATTCGAAGGTCATCCAGATCATTCCCGGGCGGCCCGGGGCGACGGCGAACCAGAAGAGCGCGAGGGCCAGTTCGTCGATCGAATCGATGGGCTGGGACCGCTCGAGCACAGACCTGCCGAACCACCCCTTGCGCCCGACGGCGACGATCCGGCCGTCCAGCGACATCGTCGAGCGCCAGCGCCGCGTGTGCCGCACGTCGTACCTGCGGCCGTGCAGTTCGATCGCCCCGTCGTGGTCCCGCCGGCGCGCAGGGCGCGGCCGGCCGTTGTCGACAGTCGCCTCGCCGACCGGATCCGCGCCGTCGAAGATCTGCACCGCGTGCTGCTGCTGCGGCCAGAGGCGGATGACCTGAAGGCGGGCATTGCGTTCCTGCTGCTTCCAGGTCGCCCGCCGTCGCCCCTGCGCATCGTGCAGGTTCACCGTGGTGCCCTCGGCGTCGCTCGTCGCCGTCCAGCCGAACGGGGATGCCTGCTTCTTGGGTTCGCGCATCGCGCCTCCTTCATCTGTCAGGGTGGGCCGTACGAGGCATTGCTGATGGCCTCGCGCCACGTACGGAGGCCATGTTCGCCCAGAACCCGGAATCGAGCGTTCCACCCAGCAGGGGGAGAGCTTACGAACCACCAGCCCGAGGACGACGACCACCACGTGGACCGCACAGAGAACTGGGGGAAGGCTTGCCCGGTACCAGTGTCGGGGCGCACGGTCGGTCCCCCTGCCCCAGGCCGGCACTTCCGATCCAGGCACCGGCAAGGGATGATCACGAAGTTCCGTGCACCCGCGCGGTCCGGCTTGTACTCCTCGGGGGGACCATCCATGTACCGCCGCACCCGTCATACGGCCACGGCTCTGGCCGCCGTCGCACTCCTGACAGCCGTGACATCGGCCTGCTCCGGCTCGACCGAGACGCCAAGGGCTGCCTCGTCGACGAAGCCGGAAGCCGGCGCGCCCGACGCATCCCCTGCACAGAAGGCGTCTCGGCCCGACCATGAGCGACTCGACGACAAGGCCCGCCGTCTGCTCGACAGCACTGACGGTTCGAGCGCGGACGGCGACGGCTTCATCGCATCCGGGTCGCTCGCGATCCCCGGGCAGAACCTGGACAAGACCATCGCATCCGGCACCACGCTGCGCGTAGAGGTGGCCTGCGCGGGAAACGGAGAGGTCACTTTCAAGGCCGTGTCCGGAACCGCCAGAGTCACCAGGCGCGTCGACTGCGCGCAGCCGGAGACGACGTCGTTCCGCCTGACCACGGCTGCCCCGCGCCTCGCGGTCCAGGCAGACTCCGCCACACCCGAAACTGTCGGCACCGCCTACTCGGTGCGCCGCGCCGACTGAGGTCGCACCCCACACTCCACCCCTGCCCATCTACATGGCACGGCAAGGGCCTCGTACTGAAGGACTGCCACGAATCGTCGACCACGAGCAGGAACCCGTCGCTCTGCCGGTACAGACATCGTCGCTTCGGGCTGCGTGGGTGCTCAGGGGTGTAGCTGCGGGCACGCTGCTCCAGTGCGGCACGCCTCGCGCGGCGTGTGTCAGCGCATTCCCGCCGAGCGCCAGGCCACTGTGGACTGCCCGCGTCTGCTGGGCGTGATCGCGGCGAGCCATCTACTGCACGAGCCCCTGGCGGCGTCCTCCGGTGACTGACCGCGTCCGCGCCGCGCGCCCCACAAGGTGGTGGACCGGCACCGGAACGCTCCGGGGCCTCATGCCTGCCCCGATGCACCCATCTGACGCGGAAACTCGACGGGACCGCTGTCGAATCCCTGGATGCGTCCGTGCAGTTCCCATTGACCCGCACCGTCACGCGTGAACTCGCACAAGGTCATGGCGGTAGCGGTGGACACCGTGGAGAAGTCGTCGGCCAGGAGCTCGGAGTACTTCTCCACGATCGACGTTCCGGCGTGTGAGATGTCCCCGAAGGTGCGACGACCGCCGTCCTGGTGGATCACCACACCGACCACAACCCGTCCGAACGAGGGTGCCAGCCGGTCCAGTTCCAGGACCATCACCTCGACGAAGCCGAAGCCCTGCCCGGTCTCGCTGTGCCGGGTCATGTTGATGGTGCCGTCCGGCGACCTGCTCTCCGTATGCACCACGTACACGGGCTCCCCGTGCGGGTCCTCCACCGAATAGGTGGCAGCGACGATGTCGAGGTGGCGTGGCGGTTCACCCAACGGGCTGGGGTCCCAGCGCAGACGGACCTCCGGCTTGTGCACTCCGGTCCTGATCACTGTCACGAACTGGCACCTCCCCCACGCCGATACCTCTCCACCTCGCTCAAGTATGGCCCGTGACCTGCGACTTGACGCTCTCTTCACAGCCTTTTCCCAGCTCTTGCCCACAGCTAAGCCGGGACGCCGCGGCTTCCTGATGCCCGAGCGCGGCGGCCGCAGATGCGGGAGAGGGGCTCAGCGCAGCCGTCGCGCGCGCAGCACCACGTCGTCGGTGTGGTGCGCGCCGGCGCCGCCGTCGGGGGCCACGCGTGGCCGCTGCTCGTTCACCTCCACCTTCCAGTCGTCGGTGAACAGGTCGGCGACCATCGAGGGCCAGACGTAGTCGGCCGGGTCGAAACCGCTGTCGTGCTCGTGCTCGTGCTCGTGCTGGTTCTCCATCCCCGCGTGGTGCACGAGCAGCAGTACGCCGCCGGGGGCGACGGCCGCCAGCAGCGCTCGCTCGGCTGCGGCGTCGGGGGTGCGAAGCAAGGCCGGGTACTGCGCGGAGACGAGGTCGAAGGAGGCGGGCGGGAGCGCTGCTTCCGTCAGCGCGGCGTGTA
This window harbors:
- a CDS encoding RICIN domain-containing protein, with amino-acid sequence MRRPTRKAFAALIAAAALALPLLTPTPASAATTTSRFANYRYGDCLRETDETGLKGDRCSTGRGSLKWQWNGRLNTSTTVKNNFWGRCLDSNDRGDVYPLRCNGGSYQKWRTVQPAARSAIMLQSVGTGRCLYQQDNGYYRTARCNRDAQNQRFTIG
- a CDS encoding TerD family protein, which codes for MTVIRTGVHKPEVRLRWDPSPLGEPPRHLDIVAATYSVEDPHGEPVYVVHTESRSPDGTINMTRHSETGQGFGFVEVMVLELDRLAPSFGRVVVGVVIHQDGGRRTFGDISHAGTSIVEKYSELLADDFSTVSTATAMTLCEFTRDGAGQWELHGRIQGFDSGPVEFPRQMGASGQA
- a CDS encoding class I SAM-dependent methyltransferase, encoding MTDDITTGTPASDPSLPGDGYVGDPAVREEWDNRYADRQQLWSGQPNGALVAEVAGLTPGRVLDVGCGEGADAVWLARGGWDVTALEVSGVALERAAGHARDAGVTVRWVHAALTEAALPPASFDLVSAQYPALLRTPDAAAERALLAAVAPGGVLLLVHHAGMENQHEHEHEHDSGFDPADYVWPSMVADLFTDDWKVEVNEQRPRVAPDGGAGAHHTDDVVLRARRLR